One window from the genome of Halostella litorea encodes:
- a CDS encoding DUF7559 family protein — MPKTEEIKCTNDDCEMDMFENRYTYDVPEDLTLDDLVCPYCAETEGLERIEL; from the coding sequence ATGCCCAAGACCGAGGAGATCAAGTGCACCAACGACGACTGCGAGATGGACATGTTCGAGAACCGCTACACGTACGACGTGCCCGAGGACTTGACCCTCGACGACCTGGTCTGCCCGTACTGCGCGGAGACGGAGGGCCTCGAACGCATCGAACTGTAG
- a CDS encoding radical SAM protein: MTDPANLDVTLVDGYVDEPAHFGVPPYVSTYPRYTAGALVDAGVPPERITYHTIDELRDDRNRWRDVEEADLFVYIGGMTVPGKYVGGTPAEPDEVRELAWTADGVSMMGGPVRFGVGEANEGASETARDDLDFDFLAMADVEAAAHDIVANGLEGFEDRYRGVPEETRWARQGAFVVEQHPNHPDYLIAELETSRGCPYRCSFCTEPMYGDPDFRPPESVVDEVDALSDRGVHHFRLGRQADILAYGGDGEKPNPDALRDLYGGIRDVAPDLETLHLDNMNPITVVEWPELAREGIRVIAEHNTPGDTAAFGLESADPLVQEENNLNVTTEECFEAVRIVNEEAGWRPGEGSDARGPSTGDDAPDRLPKLLPGINLLHGLKGEREETFEHNREFLRRVYDEGLMLRRVNIRQVMAFEGTDMAETGADLARDHKQLFQQYKQEVREEIDNPMLQRVAPPGTVLPDVHLEYHQDGKTFGRQLGTYPLLVGIPGERELGRTIDVAVVDHGYRSVTGVPHPLDVNSATMDELRALPGVGRSSAGDIVVDRPYESAAAVDVDADLRKFATARPPERAD, from the coding sequence ATGACCGACCCCGCGAACCTGGACGTGACGCTCGTCGACGGCTACGTCGACGAGCCGGCCCACTTCGGGGTCCCGCCGTACGTCTCGACGTACCCGCGGTACACCGCCGGCGCGCTCGTCGACGCCGGCGTGCCGCCCGAGCGGATCACGTACCACACCATCGACGAACTGCGCGACGACCGCAACCGCTGGCGCGACGTGGAGGAGGCCGACCTGTTCGTCTACATCGGCGGGATGACCGTCCCCGGCAAGTACGTCGGCGGCACCCCGGCCGAACCGGACGAGGTGCGCGAACTCGCCTGGACCGCCGACGGCGTCTCGATGATGGGCGGCCCCGTCCGCTTCGGCGTCGGCGAGGCCAACGAGGGCGCGAGCGAGACGGCCCGGGACGACCTGGACTTCGACTTCCTGGCGATGGCCGACGTGGAGGCCGCGGCCCACGACATCGTGGCGAACGGCCTGGAGGGGTTCGAGGACCGCTACCGCGGCGTCCCCGAGGAGACGCGCTGGGCGCGCCAGGGGGCCTTCGTCGTCGAACAGCACCCGAACCATCCCGACTACCTCATCGCCGAACTGGAGACGTCCCGGGGCTGTCCGTACCGCTGCTCGTTCTGTACGGAGCCGATGTACGGCGACCCGGACTTCCGGCCGCCCGAATCCGTCGTCGACGAGGTCGACGCCCTGTCGGACCGCGGCGTCCATCACTTCCGGCTCGGCCGGCAGGCCGACATCCTCGCGTACGGCGGCGACGGCGAGAAGCCCAACCCCGACGCCCTGCGGGACCTGTACGGCGGGATCCGCGATGTCGCGCCCGACCTGGAGACGCTCCACCTCGACAACATGAACCCGATCACGGTCGTCGAGTGGCCGGAACTGGCCCGCGAGGGGATCCGCGTCATCGCCGAGCACAACACGCCCGGTGACACGGCGGCGTTCGGGCTGGAGTCGGCCGACCCGCTCGTCCAGGAGGAGAACAACCTCAACGTCACCACCGAGGAGTGTTTCGAGGCGGTCCGGATAGTCAACGAGGAGGCCGGCTGGCGGCCCGGGGAAGGGAGCGACGCCCGCGGCCCCTCCACCGGCGACGACGCCCCGGACCGCCTCCCGAAGCTGCTGCCCGGGATCAACCTGCTCCACGGGCTGAAAGGCGAACGCGAGGAGACGTTCGAGCACAACAGGGAGTTCCTCCGGCGGGTGTACGACGAGGGGCTGATGCTCCGCCGGGTGAATATCCGGCAGGTGATGGCGTTCGAGGGCACCGACATGGCCGAGACGGGCGCGGACCTGGCCAGGGACCACAAGCAGCTGTTTCAGCAGTACAAGCAGGAGGTCCGCGAGGAGATAGACAACCCGATGCTCCAGCGGGTCGCGCCGCCGGGCACCGTCCTGCCGGACGTCCACCTGGAGTACCACCAGGACGGCAAGACGTTCGGCCGACAGCTCGGCACCTACCCGCTGCTGGTCGGCATCCCGGGCGAGCGCGAACTCGGGCGGACCATCGACGTGGCAGTCGTCGACCACGGCTACCGCTCCGTGACCGGCGTCCCGCACCCCCTCGACGTCAACAGCGCGACGATGGACGAACTGCGGGCGCTGCCCGGCGTCGGCCGCTCCAGCGCGGGCGACATCGTCGTCGACCGGCCGTACGAGTCCGCCGCCGCGGTGGACGTCGACGCCGACCTCCGGAAGTTCGCGACGGCGCGGCCGCCCGAGCGCGCGGACTGA
- a CDS encoding transcriptional regulator, with protein sequence MREADATTRERIADRLRAETLSASALAAEFDVTADAALTHVQHVAKSLDGTGEQLLVAPPECRECGFSDFDDPANRPSRCPECKSEAVAEPSFRVE encoded by the coding sequence ATGCGCGAAGCCGACGCCACGACGCGCGAGCGGATCGCCGACCGGCTCCGGGCGGAGACGCTCTCGGCGAGCGCGCTCGCCGCGGAGTTCGACGTCACCGCCGACGCTGCCCTCACCCACGTTCAGCACGTCGCGAAGTCGCTGGACGGCACGGGGGAACAGCTACTCGTCGCGCCGCCGGAGTGCCGGGAGTGTGGCTTCTCCGACTTCGACGACCCCGCGAACCGCCCGTCGCGCTGCCCGGAGTGCAAGAGCGAGGCGGTCGCGGAGCCGTCGTTCCGGGTCGAGTGA
- a CDS encoding Hsp20/alpha crystallin family protein, which translates to MTLREIGKSVSDAVVKGVGRATSRLQESRSLAADVLESDDDFLVVFDAPGASGSDVQVRFAEGAVLVRVERFRDFHEGFEMRFPGRGLSLDGRAELPEGATVDAEAATATLTDAGELRVRLPKVSESDAGDAVETTVDTDA; encoded by the coding sequence ATGACGCTACGAGAGATCGGCAAGTCGGTGAGCGACGCCGTGGTCAAGGGAGTCGGCCGGGCGACGAGCCGCCTCCAGGAGTCCCGCTCGCTCGCGGCCGACGTACTGGAGAGCGACGACGACTTCCTGGTCGTGTTCGACGCGCCGGGCGCGAGCGGCAGCGACGTACAGGTCCGGTTCGCGGAGGGCGCGGTGCTGGTCCGCGTCGAGCGCTTCCGCGACTTTCACGAGGGGTTCGAGATGCGGTTCCCCGGCCGCGGGCTCTCGCTCGACGGGCGCGCCGAACTCCCGGAGGGAGCGACCGTCGACGCCGAGGCCGCGACGGCGACGCTGACCGACGCCGGCGAACTCCGCGTGCGGCTGCCGAAGGTCAGCGAGAGCGACGCCGGCGACGCCGTCGAAACGACCGTCGACACCGACGCCTGA
- a CDS encoding rubrerythrin-like domain-containing protein → MRPNDVTNDGAVYECFQCGSRTSASEAGRCSDCGGELLNLGVPRDL, encoded by the coding sequence ATGCGACCGAACGACGTGACCAACGACGGAGCGGTGTACGAATGTTTCCAGTGTGGTTCCCGGACGAGCGCGTCGGAGGCGGGCCGGTGTAGCGACTGCGGCGGCGAGTTGCTGAACCTCGGCGTCCCGCGGGACCTGTAG